Proteins co-encoded in one Nitrospirota bacterium genomic window:
- a CDS encoding rubrerythrin family protein, which produces MGKSLKGTKSHDNLKGAFAGESQANRRYLYFARRADIEGFPDIGGLFRDTSEAETGHAFGHLDFLKEVGDPATGVPIGNTEANLKSAIEGETYEYTQMYPGMAKTARDEGFPELAEWFETLAKAERSHANRFTKGLESLKQL; this is translated from the coding sequence ATGGGGAAAAGTTTGAAGGGAACCAAGAGCCACGACAATCTTAAGGGAGCCTTTGCCGGCGAGTCCCAGGCCAATCGGCGTTATCTCTATTTCGCACGTCGGGCTGATATCGAAGGATTTCCCGATATTGGCGGCCTCTTCCGCGACACCTCCGAGGCGGAAACGGGCCATGCCTTCGGGCATCTGGACTTCTTGAAGGAAGTCGGGGATCCGGCGACCGGGGTGCCGATCGGCAATACCGAAGCCAACCTCAAGTCGGCGATCGAAGGCGAAACCTACGAGTACACGCAGATGTATCCCGGGATGGCCAAGACGGCACGGGACGAAGGATTTCCTGAACTGGCCGAATGGTTCGAAACGCTCGCCAAGGCGGAGCGGTCTCATGCGAATCGCTTCACCAAGGGGCTCGAGAGCCTGAAGCAGCTCTAG
- a CDS encoding DUF3501 family protein: MNVLTSQDLLPTAEYEQQREQFRAQIIALKQRRRISLGPLITLVFENRETLRFQTQEMIRVEQILDPHKVQEELDVYNALMPGSGELSATLLIEITEPERMKEWLDVFMGLDHGETVAICAGGEQAFGLFEGGHSHETKISAVHFVRFAPTAAMTAAFADLHLPVTLTVNHREYHAEVPVPGSLREEWLKDLR, from the coding sequence ATGAACGTCCTGACTTCTCAAGATCTCCTGCCCACAGCTGAGTATGAGCAGCAGCGTGAGCAGTTCCGCGCTCAAATCATTGCGCTGAAGCAGCGGCGCCGGATTTCCCTGGGGCCGCTCATTACGCTCGTTTTTGAAAATCGTGAGACCCTGCGGTTTCAGACTCAGGAAATGATCCGGGTCGAGCAGATCCTCGATCCCCATAAAGTCCAAGAAGAATTGGACGTCTACAATGCCCTCATGCCAGGGTCCGGTGAGTTGAGCGCGACCTTGCTGATTGAGATTACGGAGCCGGAGCGAATGAAGGAATGGCTGGACGTCTTCATGGGACTCGACCATGGAGAAACGGTTGCGATCTGCGCCGGGGGTGAGCAGGCCTTTGGGTTATTCGAAGGGGGCCACAGTCATGAAACGAAGATCAGCGCTGTGCATTTCGTGCGTTTCGCACCGACCGCAGCAATGACTGCCGCCTTTGCCGATTTGCATCTGCCGGTGACGTTGACGGTAAATCATCGCGAATACCACGCGGAGGTTCCTGTTCCCGGAAGCCTGCGCGAAGAGTGGCTGAAAGATCTGAGGTAA
- a CDS encoding 6-carboxytetrahydropterin synthase, with translation MASVLLTKRIEFAAAHRYIKPEWDEAKNRAVFGLCYNPPAHGHNYMVEVTVVGEVDAKTGMVVNLFDLKRILLDVLEEFDHKNLNLDMAYFKDRVPTSENLARLLWTKLEVQKDIGTLHTVRLYEDEDLYAEITAEGGLDVASVTRRYSFTAVQEGNQGREWDCFVTVHGTIDPVIGMVTDIGALNRLVQGKVLSALDRRDLCQVLGTQTVTGEQLVEHIWRQLVSSLSAGRLSNVRLVQSRDLSFDYAG, from the coding sequence ATGGCATCTGTTTTACTGACGAAACGGATCGAATTTGCGGCAGCCCATCGCTATATCAAGCCTGAATGGGATGAGGCGAAGAACCGCGCCGTGTTCGGCCTCTGCTACAACCCTCCGGCCCATGGTCATAACTACATGGTCGAGGTGACGGTGGTCGGTGAGGTGGATGCCAAGACCGGCATGGTCGTGAATCTTTTTGATTTGAAACGGATCCTGCTCGATGTGCTGGAGGAATTCGACCATAAGAATCTGAACCTGGATATGGCCTACTTCAAGGACCGGGTTCCCACGTCGGAAAACCTGGCGCGGCTTCTTTGGACCAAGCTGGAAGTGCAGAAAGACATCGGCACGCTCCACACGGTTCGTTTGTATGAAGACGAAGATCTCTATGCGGAGATTACGGCAGAAGGCGGACTCGACGTCGCCAGCGTGACGAGGCGCTATTCCTTTACGGCAGTGCAGGAAGGCAACCAAGGCCGCGAGTGGGATTGTTTCGTTACGGTCCATGGAACCATCGATCCTGTCATCGGCATGGTGACCGACATCGGAGCTCTCAACCGGTTGGTCCAGGGCAAGGTGTTGTCGGCCTTAGATCGCCGCGATCTGTGCCAGGTTCTCGGAACTCAGACCGTGACTGGGGAGCAACTGGTCGAGCATATCTGGAGACAGCTGGTCTCGTCGCTTTCGGCTGGGCGGTTATCGAATGTGCGTCTCGTTCAGTCCCGTGACCTGTCTTTCGACTACGCAGGCTGA
- a CDS encoding YkgJ family cysteine cluster protein, with the protein MAGPTQPNPAPLYQKTDRWFQRATASLLGEVPCRLGCTSCCIGPFPITILDVQILQEGLAGLPADHRQRIEQRAIEQTTAMETAFPQLTQTDLLDTWSDQEIDRLATEFHQHPCPALEADGGCGLYEHRPLVCRSMGIPTEQQGLAQGACEVQTFIPILRLPSSFREEEDRLIQEESAALDALRLATGSAGEEVFLPYGFLANRSQKRSDRDPR; encoded by the coding sequence GTGGCAGGTCCAACGCAACCTAACCCTGCCCCCCTGTATCAAAAGACTGATCGCTGGTTCCAGCGGGCCACCGCCTCCCTGCTTGGTGAAGTGCCCTGCCGGCTCGGCTGCACCAGCTGCTGCATCGGCCCCTTTCCCATCACTATCCTCGACGTCCAGATCCTCCAAGAGGGACTGGCCGGCCTCCCGGCAGACCACCGCCAGCGCATCGAACAACGCGCCATCGAACAGACCACTGCGATGGAAACAGCCTTCCCGCAACTGACCCAGACCGATCTGCTCGATACCTGGTCCGATCAGGAGATCGACCGGTTGGCCACAGAATTCCACCAGCATCCCTGCCCGGCATTAGAGGCTGACGGAGGCTGCGGCCTCTACGAGCACCGCCCCCTAGTCTGCCGATCGATGGGTATCCCAACAGAGCAGCAGGGGCTGGCCCAGGGTGCCTGCGAGGTCCAAACCTTCATTCCAATTCTGCGGCTCCCCTCATCATTCCGAGAGGAGGAAGACCGTTTGATCCAGGAAGAATCAGCCGCCCTGGACGCGTTGCGGCTGGCTACGGGGTCAGCCGGGGAAGAAGTCTTCCTGCCCTATGGATTCTTAGCCAACCGTAGTCAGAAAAGATCTGACAGAGACCCGCGCTAG
- a CDS encoding MoaD/ThiS family protein yields MITISLMGQLQTADGERDLACEVPSPMSVRQVIQRQGIQLRHLLQLIREKKVLVTINKKIASDDSLVQDGDAIRLVGHDGMGGSGLGPSM; encoded by the coding sequence ATGATTACCATTTCGCTGATGGGTCAACTGCAAACCGCCGATGGAGAGCGAGATCTCGCCTGCGAGGTACCCTCCCCCATGTCGGTCCGCCAGGTGATCCAGCGGCAGGGCATTCAGTTGCGCCACCTCCTCCAGCTCATCCGCGAGAAGAAAGTACTGGTGACCATCAATAAAAAGATCGCCAGCGACGACTCACTGGTTCAGGACGGTGATGCAATCAGGCTGGTTGGTCACGACGGGATGGGGGGCAGCGGGCTCGGGCCCTCGATGTAG
- a CDS encoding nuclear transport factor 2 family protein — MLFLSWTGQAWSAEEGEAIEKTIKAAAMAAATFSETRDRQAVLKLYSKDYVGIQDGETETRDSIEQWLADYDAELSKGSALRFIGSVSRVNVRMTGFMAWATYDYVFQAVRKGELEAQDFGQCTALLRKDSSAWLIFHEHCSKPRRP; from the coding sequence ATGCTGTTCCTCTCTTGGACGGGGCAGGCTTGGTCTGCCGAGGAGGGGGAGGCGATTGAGAAGACCATCAAAGCAGCAGCCATGGCTGCTGCTACCTTCTCAGAAACCAGAGACAGGCAAGCGGTCTTGAAGCTGTACAGCAAGGACTATGTCGGGATTCAGGATGGCGAAACGGAGACGAGGGATTCAATCGAGCAGTGGCTGGCTGACTATGACGCTGAGCTTAGCAAGGGCAGCGCATTGCGCTTTATCGGTTCAGTGTCGAGGGTGAATGTCCGGATGACAGGCTTCATGGCCTGGGCGACCTACGACTATGTGTTTCAGGCGGTGAGAAAAGGCGAGCTGGAAGCGCAGGACTTTGGGCAATGTACCGCGCTCCTGCGCAAGGACAGTTCCGCCTGGCTGATCTTCCACGAACATTGTTCGAAGCCCAGACGTCCGTAG
- a CDS encoding HU family DNA-binding protein: protein MAKSMTKSQIAEHMAAKTGLTKKATVQMIEDFAALAYKEAKNVFVVPGIGKLVLANRKARMGRNPQTGEPIKIPAKRVVKFRVAKAAKDAILGKK from the coding sequence ATGGCTAAATCAATGACCAAGTCGCAGATTGCTGAACATATGGCCGCGAAGACCGGCTTAACCAAGAAGGCCACGGTCCAGATGATCGAGGACTTTGCCGCCTTGGCCTACAAAGAAGCGAAGAACGTCTTCGTGGTGCCCGGGATCGGGAAGCTCGTCTTGGCGAACCGCAAGGCTCGCATGGGACGGAATCCGCAGACCGGTGAGCCCATCAAGATCCCAGCCAAGCGCGTGGTCAAGTTCCGCGTGGCCAAAGCCGCCAAAGACGCGATCCTCGGCAAGAAGTAA
- a CDS encoding response regulator → MARTILCIEDEQDTGDLLQTILEREGYGVVRAVDGRQATSLIGTMQPPMLILLDIVVPYANGFELLTAFRQHHEWKHVPIIMVSADYYEPDIQRALSEGATAYVVKKPGLQDLVQTVKQVLSSLAYEGSETSAPGQHVQQGYPMNEPGVPAKPTLFLVEDEDDTADLVTLIMEKEGYQVVRAADGREALKLIKSMPAPALVLLDMQLPFADGVKLLDHITRLARPAWKKVPVVMLTADSCARDIRESFALGAKDYILKPFKREALIARLRRFRTQDSEELAS, encoded by the coding sequence ATGGCTCGAACAATTCTATGCATTGAAGACGAACAGGACACAGGGGATCTGCTCCAGACGATCCTTGAACGTGAAGGCTATGGGGTGGTGCGAGCGGTCGATGGCCGCCAGGCCACTAGCCTCATTGGCACCATGCAGCCCCCCATGCTGATCCTGCTCGATATCGTAGTCCCCTATGCCAATGGGTTCGAGCTGTTGACGGCGTTCCGCCAACATCATGAGTGGAAACATGTGCCGATCATCATGGTCAGTGCCGACTACTACGAGCCAGATATCCAACGGGCATTGTCTGAAGGAGCCACGGCCTACGTGGTGAAAAAGCCCGGGTTGCAAGACCTGGTGCAGACGGTGAAGCAAGTCTTGTCTTCCCTGGCCTATGAGGGGTCCGAGACGTCGGCTCCCGGCCAGCACGTGCAGCAGGGGTACCCTATGAACGAGCCGGGCGTACCTGCCAAACCGACCCTCTTTCTCGTCGAGGACGAAGACGACACGGCGGATCTCGTCACCTTGATCATGGAAAAAGAAGGCTACCAGGTCGTGCGCGCCGCCGATGGCCGCGAGGCGCTGAAGCTCATCAAATCGATGCCAGCGCCGGCGCTGGTATTGCTAGATATGCAGCTGCCCTTTGCCGACGGAGTAAAGCTGCTGGACCATATCACCCGGTTGGCACGACCGGCCTGGAAGAAGGTCCCAGTAGTCATGTTGACCGCCGATAGCTGTGCACGAGATATCCGTGAATCCTTCGCCCTCGGCGCCAAGGATTATATTTTGAAACCGTTCAAACGGGAGGCTCTGATTGCCAGGCTCCGGCGGTTCCGAACCCAAGATTCAGAGGAACTGGCATCCTAA
- the rfbC gene encoding dTDP-4-dehydrorhamnose 3,5-epimerase — protein MLVIQTDIPGLLLIEPDLFRDPRGLFLETYHARRYEEAGIPGPFVQDNYSQSMRGTLRGLHYQEPHAQGKLVMVTEGAVYDVVVDIRKGSPGFGNWYGVELSAENRRQLYVPPGCAHGFCVTSDRASFLYKCTDYYAPNDEHGIIWNDPALAIPWPVATPILSAKDQAYKTLAEMESLLPRYRPVG, from the coding sequence GTGCTGGTCATACAAACTGATATCCCAGGCCTCTTACTCATTGAACCGGACCTATTCAGGGATCCACGGGGACTCTTTCTTGAAACGTACCATGCTCGCCGGTATGAGGAGGCGGGCATTCCCGGCCCCTTTGTCCAGGATAACTATTCACAGTCGATGAGGGGCACCTTGCGCGGCCTTCACTATCAAGAGCCCCATGCCCAGGGGAAACTCGTGATGGTGACGGAAGGGGCGGTCTACGATGTCGTGGTGGACATCCGAAAGGGGTCGCCCGGCTTTGGTAACTGGTACGGGGTCGAGCTCTCAGCGGAGAACCGGCGCCAACTCTATGTGCCGCCAGGCTGTGCCCATGGATTCTGCGTGACCAGCGATCGCGCCTCGTTCCTTTATAAATGCACAGACTATTATGCGCCGAACGACGAGCATGGCATCATCTGGAACGATCCAGCCCTGGCCATTCCCTGGCCGGTTGCCACCCCCATCTTGTCCGCGAAGGACCAGGCCTATAAAACTTTAGCCGAGATGGAGTCCTTGTTGCCACGTTATCGGCCGGTCGGATGA
- a CDS encoding Hpt domain-containing protein produces MTYINPRGNAAAPEGEIVHVDASFEPLIPKFMANRKKETVVMREAVAAQDFETVRKVSHGMKGAGGSYGFDRISEMAATIEQAAKMGTTATIETKLAQLDTYLEQIQVVFD; encoded by the coding sequence ATGACGTACATCAACCCTCGCGGCAACGCTGCAGCACCGGAAGGGGAGATCGTACATGTGGACGCCTCTTTTGAGCCGCTCATACCGAAATTCATGGCCAACCGCAAAAAGGAGACGGTGGTCATGCGCGAAGCCGTCGCTGCTCAGGATTTCGAGACAGTGCGGAAAGTCTCGCACGGGATGAAAGGCGCCGGCGGGAGTTACGGTTTCGACCGTATCTCGGAGATGGCCGCAACCATCGAACAGGCTGCGAAAATGGGAACTACGGCAACCATTGAGACAAAGCTGGCGCAGCTCGACACCTACTTGGAACAGATACAGGTTGTCTTTGACTGA
- the typA gene encoding translational GTPase TypA encodes MSMDPIATTEESPVADQIAPAGRRGDIRNIAIIAHVDHGKTTLVDAVLRQTHVHRKIEDMGERIMDSMDQERERGITIRAKNASVIYKGVKINIVDTPGHADFGGEVERTLRMVDGVLILIDAKEGPMPQTTFVLRKALALGHKAIVVINKIDRPDAVIDDVVNRTFDLFVHLGATDEQLDFPIVYTAAIKGTATNDLAKPGTDITPLLDTVLEKIPAPAVNAEAPLQILILSLIQDLYKGKMGVGKIQSGSIARRQNVVVLGKDGAKFPGKVSDLAVYSGLERTDVEQAEAGEIVAVAGLDEVSIGDTIADAENPVALTRVTVDEPTVQMTFSVNNSPFAGREGKYLTSRHLRDRLFKELETNVSLRVQETDSADKFLVAGRGELHLGVLIEAMRREGYELQVSQPEVIVHRDGDKVLEPYEELTIQVPETYQGAVIEELGKRRGELRHMRLIHSDVGTSEMHLEYHIPTRGIMGLKNLLVAKTRGTIIMHHVFAAYEPLEQRDLAVASHGSLVACEDGTSSGYAIFMTQDRGTMFIGPVVDVYRGMVVGENSRDEDMDVNVCKEKQLSNMRASGTDEALVLTPPREMGLEFALEYIGPDELIEVTPKSLRIRKKILNSDERRRAKKSSK; translated from the coding sequence ATGTCTATGGACCCAATCGCCACCACAGAAGAATCTCCCGTCGCAGACCAGATCGCCCCCGCAGGGCGTCGTGGCGACATCCGCAATATCGCCATTATCGCGCACGTTGACCATGGCAAGACGACGCTGGTTGACGCCGTGCTCCGACAGACCCACGTCCATCGCAAGATTGAAGACATGGGCGAGCGGATCATGGACTCAATGGACCAGGAGCGCGAGCGCGGCATCACGATCCGAGCCAAGAACGCCAGCGTCATCTACAAGGGCGTGAAAATCAACATCGTCGACACGCCGGGCCACGCCGATTTCGGCGGTGAAGTCGAGCGGACCCTGCGCATGGTGGACGGAGTCCTCATCCTGATCGACGCCAAAGAAGGCCCCATGCCGCAAACAACCTTCGTCTTGCGGAAAGCCCTCGCGCTCGGCCACAAGGCCATCGTGGTCATCAACAAGATCGACCGGCCTGACGCGGTCATCGACGATGTGGTGAACCGGACCTTCGACCTGTTCGTCCATCTCGGCGCGACAGACGAGCAGCTCGACTTCCCCATCGTCTATACCGCCGCGATCAAGGGCACCGCGACCAACGATCTCGCGAAGCCAGGCACGGACATTACGCCGCTCCTCGACACCGTGCTGGAAAAGATTCCCGCACCGGCCGTCAATGCCGAGGCGCCGCTTCAAATTCTGATCCTCTCCCTGATTCAGGACCTCTACAAAGGCAAGATGGGAGTCGGCAAGATTCAATCCGGTTCGATCGCCCGCAGACAAAATGTGGTCGTCCTCGGGAAGGATGGCGCCAAGTTCCCTGGGAAAGTATCAGACCTCGCCGTTTACTCCGGCCTTGAACGGACGGATGTGGAACAGGCAGAAGCAGGGGAAATCGTCGCAGTGGCAGGCCTGGACGAAGTCAGCATCGGCGACACCATTGCCGATGCGGAAAACCCGGTCGCATTGACCAGGGTCACGGTCGACGAGCCGACCGTCCAAATGACCTTCTCCGTGAACAATAGCCCGTTCGCCGGACGGGAAGGCAAGTACCTGACCTCCCGGCATTTGCGCGATCGCCTCTTTAAAGAACTCGAAACCAACGTGTCGCTGCGCGTACAAGAAACGGACAGTGCGGACAAGTTCCTCGTGGCAGGCCGCGGCGAACTGCATCTCGGCGTCTTAATCGAAGCGATGCGCCGGGAAGGCTACGAACTGCAAGTCTCGCAACCGGAAGTAATTGTCCACCGGGACGGGGACAAGGTCCTCGAGCCCTATGAGGAACTGACCATCCAGGTGCCGGAAACCTATCAGGGCGCCGTGATTGAAGAGCTGGGCAAACGCCGTGGCGAGTTGCGCCATATGCGGCTCATCCATTCCGACGTCGGGACAAGCGAAATGCACCTGGAGTACCATATCCCCACCCGTGGCATCATGGGACTCAAGAACCTCCTGGTCGCCAAGACGCGCGGCACCATCATCATGCACCATGTCTTCGCCGCCTACGAGCCGCTGGAGCAGCGCGACCTCGCAGTGGCGTCACACGGGTCGCTCGTCGCTTGCGAAGACGGCACCAGCTCAGGCTATGCCATCTTCATGACCCAGGATCGCGGAACCATGTTCATCGGGCCGGTTGTGGACGTCTATCGCGGAATGGTCGTCGGCGAGAACAGCCGGGATGAAGACATGGACGTGAACGTCTGTAAAGAAAAGCAGCTCTCCAACATGCGGGCATCCGGCACAGACGAGGCCTTGGTCCTCACGCCGCCGCGGGAAATGGGTCTGGAGTTCGCGCTTGAATATATCGGCCCGGATGAACTGATCGAAGTGACGCCGAAGAGTCTGCGGATCCGCAAAAAGATCCTCAACTCGGATGAACGCCGCCGGGCCAAGAAATCCAGCAAATAG
- a CDS encoding redoxin domain-containing protein: protein MSDVAAEIKVGDTAPDFNLKDQDQKDVKLSDYRGKKNVVLCFYPLDWSPVCQGENACLTNDFPKFQSANSELFGISCDSFFSHKAWADSLKLKHQLLSDVHRTTAKAYGLYFEPLNCSKRATVIVDKNGKVAYVKVQEIKVAREDKEILEALAKLS, encoded by the coding sequence ATGAGCGACGTAGCAGCAGAAATTAAGGTTGGCGATACGGCACCGGATTTCAATTTGAAGGATCAGGACCAGAAGGACGTGAAGCTGAGCGACTACCGCGGCAAGAAGAACGTGGTGCTCTGTTTCTATCCGTTGGATTGGAGCCCGGTTTGTCAGGGCGAAAATGCCTGCTTGACGAACGACTTCCCCAAGTTTCAATCGGCCAATTCAGAACTGTTCGGCATCAGCTGCGACAGCTTCTTTTCGCACAAGGCCTGGGCTGACTCCCTGAAGCTCAAGCATCAACTCCTGTCGGACGTGCATCGGACCACCGCCAAGGCCTACGGCCTCTATTTCGAGCCGTTGAACTGCTCCAAGCGTGCGACCGTCATCGTGGACAAGAACGGCAAGGTCGCCTACGTGAAGGTGCAGGAAATCAAAGTGGCGCGTGAGGACAAGGAAATCCTCGAAGCCCTCGCGAAGTTGAGCTAA
- a CDS encoding heterodisulfide reductase-related iron-sulfur binding cluster yields MDTVNGLILINPIDPAQLHKDTQRIYEVCDGCRRCFNLCPSFNTLLDGIDQYEGDVAKLTPTDHQKVVDECYYCKLCYNHCPYTLPHQYGLDFPRLMIAWKKHLAVTRGVSWRDWFLIKTDLIGSLGSLMAPVANWLLGLRPLRGLMESWVGLHRDRQVLPFAPETFTHWWKRRGTAQVPASAVRKVALFGSCLINYQATDVGKATIQVLEKNGVHVVIPEQQCCGMPSFDIGDTVAIQKAAAANIASFLPWIEKGYEIVVPVPSCSLMWKREYPEIVGGAEAQRVAERTFDVCEYFMRLKREGALATDFTQKPGRVAYQVPCHLRDQNIGFKSKELMECAGAQVELIEKCSGHDGSWSAKTEFFPLSMLIAKKAVRMIEEAPADLVASDCPLAGLQLDQAGAMAHAGGRSTKHPIQIVRDAYGLPS; encoded by the coding sequence ATGGACACCGTGAATGGTCTGATTCTGATCAATCCCATCGATCCCGCGCAGCTCCACAAAGACACGCAGCGTATTTATGAAGTCTGCGATGGCTGCCGGCGCTGCTTCAATCTTTGTCCTTCGTTCAACACGCTGCTGGACGGCATTGACCAGTATGAGGGCGATGTCGCGAAGCTGACGCCGACTGACCATCAGAAGGTCGTCGACGAATGTTACTACTGCAAACTCTGCTACAACCATTGCCCCTATACGCTGCCGCATCAGTATGGTCTCGACTTCCCCCGTTTGATGATCGCTTGGAAGAAGCACCTGGCCGTCACGCGCGGGGTGAGCTGGCGCGATTGGTTCCTGATCAAGACAGATCTGATCGGCAGCCTCGGGAGTTTGATGGCGCCGGTGGCCAATTGGCTGTTGGGACTTCGACCCCTTCGTGGCTTGATGGAGTCCTGGGTCGGCCTGCATCGTGATCGGCAGGTCCTGCCCTTTGCGCCTGAGACCTTTACCCATTGGTGGAAGCGGCGAGGGACGGCACAGGTTCCTGCTTCTGCGGTGCGGAAGGTCGCGCTCTTCGGGAGCTGCCTGATTAACTATCAGGCGACCGATGTCGGGAAAGCGACGATTCAAGTCCTTGAGAAGAACGGTGTGCATGTGGTGATTCCCGAGCAACAATGTTGCGGCATGCCTTCGTTCGATATTGGCGATACAGTGGCGATTCAAAAAGCCGCCGCGGCGAATATCGCGTCTTTTCTGCCCTGGATAGAGAAGGGCTACGAGATCGTTGTGCCGGTACCCAGTTGCAGCTTGATGTGGAAACGGGAATATCCCGAAATTGTCGGCGGGGCTGAGGCTCAGCGAGTGGCGGAACGGACCTTCGATGTCTGTGAATATTTCATGAGGCTGAAGCGGGAGGGAGCCCTGGCCACCGACTTTACCCAGAAGCCAGGGCGGGTGGCCTACCAGGTTCCCTGCCATCTGCGTGACCAGAACATCGGATTCAAATCCAAGGAGCTGATGGAATGTGCCGGAGCCCAGGTTGAGCTGATTGAGAAATGCTCCGGTCACGACGGCTCCTGGTCTGCCAAAACGGAGTTTTTCCCCCTGTCCATGCTGATTGCGAAAAAGGCTGTGCGCATGATTGAAGAGGCCCCGGCCGATCTGGTTGCCTCTGATTGCCCATTGGCGGGATTGCAGCTGGATCAGGCGGGTGCCATGGCCCATGCCGGCGGCCGATCAACGAAACATCCGATTCAAATCGTGCGCGACGCCTATGGGTTGCCATCATGA